The following are encoded in a window of Salvelinus fontinalis isolate EN_2023a chromosome 40, ASM2944872v1, whole genome shotgun sequence genomic DNA:
- the gprc5bb gene encoding G protein-coupled receptor, class C, group 5, member Bb: protein MALSPVLLFLLSLIGCGHSQDDIIDPGLAPPPPLGCGVNVDPLYRTLCDLESVWGVVLEAVACGGAITSLVLSVVLLAKRHSILDPDRRSGLGPLLLLLASLLVLFSLSLVFLVGRNEALCVVRRVLWGPLFALCFSCLLAQAVRLKRLVSGKSSPKGSSLAGLGMALALVQGIISGEWLLLTVVREGHGACDYPPLDFALVCSYALGLLLMALGLSLAVVLCGGEGGEDEAEEGSDGGCERRWKCNAVWLFLSCLASLLLWVSWLVLYLYGDMVLRGARTGGGEGRRLDWDEPALAVALVAQGWILLLFHAIPEAHLCLRDPPVPIQQDYFDTSQPQQPCFQQEVPLPTHTLTHRPYADNQTYSIEEHSAALRGGSYHNGHGGMRPGIPFRGHMYQPTEMALVMNGGTMPTAPVNYTGRQLW, encoded by the exons atGGCCCTCAGTCccgtccttctctttctcctctctctgattGGCTGCGGCCACTCCCAGGATGACATCATCGACCCCGGCCtggcccctccccctcctctgggTTGCGGTGTAAACGTGGACCCCCTCTACCGGACGTTGTGCGACCTGGAGTCTGTGTGGGGGGTGGTGTTGGAGGCCGTGGCCTGTGGTGGAGCCAtcacctccctggtcctctccgTGGTTCTCCTAGCCAAGCGCCACTCCATCCTTGACCCAGATCGGCGCTCCGGCCTgggtcctcttctcctcctgctgGCCTCCCTCTTGgttctgttctccctgtccctggTCTTCCTGGTGGGGCGTAACGAGGCCCTGTGTGTGGTCCGCCGGGTCCTCTGGGGCCCCCTGTTCGCCCTATGCTTCTCCTGCCTCCTGGCCCAGGCGGTGCGGTTGAAGAGGCTGGTGTCTGGAAAGTCTAGCCCCAAAGGGAGCTCCCTGGCTGGGCTTGGCATGGCCCTGGCCCTGGTCCAGGGGATCATCTCTGGAGAGTGGCTGCTGCTGACAGTGGTGAGGGAGGGCCACGGGGCCTGCGACTACCCACCGTTAGACTTTGCCCTGGTTTGCAGCTACGCCCTGGGGCTGCTCCTGATGGCGCTTGGCCTCTCCCTGGCTGTGGTGCTGTgtggaggggaagggggagaggacgagGCAGAGGAGGGGAGTGACGGAGGGTGCGAGCGGCGTTGGAAGTGCAATGCCGTCTGGCTCTTCCTGTCCTGCCTGGCATCCTTGTTGCTATGGGTTTCCTGGCTTGTGCTCTATCTCTATGGCGACATGGTGTTGAGGGGGGCGCGGACGGGTGGTGGGGAAGGGCGGCGACTGGACTGGGATGAGCCGGCGTTGGCAGTTGCCTTGGTGGCGCAAGGTTGGATCCTCCTATTATTTCACGCTATCCCAGAAGCCCACCTGTGTCTGAGAGACCCGCCGGTCCCCATCCAGCAGGACTACTTTGACACCAGCCAGCCCCAGCAGCCCTGCTTCCAACAGGAGGTGCCATTacctacacacaccctcacacacaggcCCTACGCAGATAACCAGACCTACTCTATCGAGGAACACAGCGCag CACTGAGAGGTGGGTCGTACCATAACGGACATGGGGGGATGCGTCCTGGGATCCCCTTCAGAGGCCACATGTACCAGCCCACTGAGATGGCCCTGGTGATGAACGGAGGAACG ATGCCTACCGCTCCGGTGAACTACACAGGGAGACAGCTGTGGTGA